A region from the Algoriphagus machipongonensis genome encodes:
- a CDS encoding AEC family transporter, with protein MIPVIIAIVGLLLGLFLQHRKGFDAEKATKWTNFYLLNIVLPALALLYIPQIKAEWKLLIPISAAWFTFILSWVIFGTLGRVLQWDRGLTGCLIIVAGLANTSFLGFPIVEGLYGKTGMPVALLMDQGGSFLLVSSLSIIVGSLYSEQEGNLRQIPLKILSFPPFGFLMGTLVMSILEIPTPEFLMPILRLIGRSMAPMALFAIGLKFSLDFESIKSKYFWWGMGYRLILAPFIVWLIYQNFMDSSSLTFKVTVLESGMAPMITGSIVAISFNLRPKLATLLAGLGIPIAGITLLAWYYFLG; from the coding sequence ATGATACCTGTAATCATAGCCATCGTGGGACTTTTATTGGGTTTATTTCTACAGCATAGAAAAGGTTTTGATGCAGAAAAAGCCACGAAATGGACTAATTTTTATCTACTCAACATAGTACTACCGGCATTAGCCCTTTTATATATTCCACAGATCAAAGCAGAATGGAAGCTTTTGATCCCGATCTCTGCGGCCTGGTTTACTTTTATACTTTCCTGGGTAATATTTGGTACCCTTGGTAGAGTCCTTCAATGGGACAGAGGTCTTACAGGCTGCCTGATTATCGTCGCAGGGTTGGCAAATACTTCCTTTCTAGGCTTTCCTATTGTGGAGGGATTGTATGGAAAAACGGGAATGCCAGTGGCCTTATTGATGGATCAGGGAGGATCCTTTTTACTGGTTTCCTCTTTGTCTATCATAGTAGGCTCTCTCTACAGTGAGCAGGAAGGAAATTTGCGTCAAATTCCTCTAAAAATACTTTCTTTTCCACCCTTTGGCTTTTTGATGGGCACCCTAGTGATGAGTATTTTAGAAATCCCTACGCCGGAATTTCTAATGCCGATTTTGAGACTTATTGGAAGATCCATGGCTCCTATGGCCCTATTTGCCATCGGACTCAAGTTTTCTCTGGACTTTGAGTCCATTAAATCCAAGTATTTTTGGTGGGGTATGGGCTACCGCTTGATTCTAGCCCCTTTCATAGTTTGGCTTATTTACCAAAACTTCATGGACTCATCCAGCCTTACTTTCAAGGTTACGGTTTTGGAAAGCGGAATGGCTCCCATGATAACAGGCTCAATTGTAGCAATTAGCTTTAATCTAAGGCCTAAACTTGCCACCTTGCTAGCTGGTTTAGGCATCCCTATAGCAGGTATTACATTACTGGCCTGGTATTATTTCCTAGGTTGA
- a CDS encoding inositol monophosphatase family protein: protein MISQEKLTNLLEQTQEVAKVVGSFIRKERQHFDLGKVEHKGFNDLVSYVDKEAEKKIVHALEKILPEAGFITEEGTNTTQAEQFNWVIDPLDGTTNFIHGIPVFAVSIALMEYDEVILGVVYEVNRHECFYAMKGGGAFCNDTKIKVSPAPDLASSLIATGFPYYNFELIDKYLNALKIMMQKTHGVRRFGSAATDLCYVATGRIEGFFEYNLNSYDVAAGALIVQEAGGTVTDFSGGKDYIFGREIIATNTKIQEELTKQIQAIWN, encoded by the coding sequence ATGATTAGCCAAGAAAAACTAACAAATCTATTAGAGCAGACCCAGGAAGTTGCCAAAGTAGTCGGATCTTTTATCAGGAAAGAGCGTCAGCATTTTGATTTGGGAAAAGTGGAGCACAAAGGATTCAATGACTTGGTTTCTTATGTGGATAAAGAGGCAGAAAAGAAAATTGTCCATGCACTGGAGAAGATTTTACCAGAAGCAGGATTTATTACTGAGGAAGGAACCAATACCACTCAGGCAGAGCAATTCAACTGGGTAATCGATCCATTGGATGGCACGACTAACTTTATCCATGGCATTCCTGTTTTTGCGGTAAGCATAGCTTTGATGGAATATGATGAGGTTATCCTCGGAGTAGTTTACGAAGTGAATAGACATGAGTGCTTTTATGCCATGAAAGGTGGAGGAGCATTTTGTAATGACACTAAAATTAAGGTGAGCCCAGCACCGGATTTGGCAAGCTCACTGATCGCTACAGGATTTCCTTATTACAATTTTGAGTTGATCGATAAGTATTTGAATGCTTTAAAGATCATGATGCAGAAAACCCATGGTGTAAGGAGATTTGGGAGTGCTGCAACCGATCTATGCTATGTGGCTACTGGTAGAATAGAAGGATTCTTTGAATATAACCTGAACTCTTACGATGTCGCTGCAGGAGCATTGATAGTCCAAGAGGCAGGAGGAACCGTCACCGATTTTTCAGGTGGAAAGGATTATATCTTTGGTAGAGAGATTATCGCCACCAATACTAAAATTCAGGAAGAGTTAACGAAGCAAATCCAAGCTATCTGGAACTAA
- the rsmI gene encoding 16S rRNA (cytidine(1402)-2'-O)-methyltransferase, with the protein MSEVTLPNLYLVPTPIGNLQDITLRAIEVLKAADVILAEDTRTSGKLLKHLEISRPLQSYHIFNEHKTVEKLVQRMKDGEHFALISDAGTPAISDPGFLLVREVLAAGLDVQTLPGPTAFVPALVNSGLPNDRFIFEGFLPHKKGRKTRIDGLVDEVRTMVFYESTHRIMKTLEQLAEAFGADRQACVSRELTKIHEENARGTLAELIAYYQTHPVKGEIVLVVAGKNPKS; encoded by the coding sequence ATGAGCGAGGTTACTCTTCCTAATTTGTATTTGGTTCCTACTCCAATAGGAAACCTTCAGGACATCACATTGCGGGCCATAGAGGTCTTAAAAGCAGCTGATGTGATACTTGCTGAGGACACACGTACCAGTGGCAAGCTTTTGAAGCATTTGGAGATCTCTAGACCCTTGCAGAGCTATCATATATTCAATGAGCATAAAACCGTTGAAAAATTGGTTCAACGGATGAAGGATGGTGAACATTTTGCTCTAATTTCTGATGCAGGAACGCCTGCGATTTCTGATCCAGGGTTTTTGTTGGTGAGAGAAGTACTCGCTGCAGGTTTGGATGTTCAGACACTTCCAGGGCCTACTGCTTTTGTACCAGCCTTAGTAAATAGTGGTCTTCCCAATGATCGATTTATTTTTGAAGGCTTTCTTCCTCATAAAAAAGGAAGGAAGACGAGGATTGATGGCTTGGTCGATGAGGTGCGAACCATGGTTTTTTATGAGTCTACTCATAGAATTATGAAAACTTTGGAGCAACTTGCTGAGGCTTTCGGTGCGGATAGGCAAGCCTGTGTCTCCAGAGAGCTCACTAAAATCCATGAAGAGAATGCCAGAGGGACTTTGGCGGAACTTATAGCGTATTATCAAACACATCCTGTCAAAGGAGAAATTGTTCTCGTAGTGGCAGGGAAGAACCCAAAATCTTAA
- a CDS encoding 4a-hydroxytetrahydrobiopterin dehydratase, translating to MWKEVDNQLTKSFEFKDFQEAFAFMTRVAFLAEAQQHHPNWSNVYNQVDIALTSHDAGNTVTEKDHKLAKAIDELI from the coding sequence ATGTGGAAAGAAGTAGATAATCAACTTACAAAATCATTTGAATTCAAGGATTTTCAAGAAGCTTTTGCTTTCATGACCCGAGTGGCATTTTTGGCAGAGGCTCAGCAGCATCATCCCAATTGGAGTAATGTGTATAATCAAGTAGATATTGCACTTACCTCCCATGATGCCGGAAATACTGTCACAGAGAAAGACCATAAACTAGCCAAGGCCATTGACGAACTGATCTGA
- a CDS encoding DUF493 family protein, protein MDKKFDKVKFKEKLEASGQFPMLYMFKFIVPSGRENEIALLFPKHEIKTKASTGGKYVSTTIQSMVETSDQVIDIYEKASKIEGIISL, encoded by the coding sequence ATGGATAAGAAATTTGATAAAGTAAAATTCAAAGAGAAACTAGAAGCTTCAGGCCAGTTTCCCATGCTTTATATGTTTAAATTTATTGTGCCTTCGGGACGGGAAAATGAGATTGCCCTTTTATTTCCTAAGCATGAAATCAAAACCAAGGCCAGTACAGGTGGAAAATACGTGAGTACTACCATTCAGTCTATGGTGGAAACTTCAGATCAGGTCATCGATATTTACGAGAAAGCTTCTAAAATCGAGGGTATTATTTCACTTTAA
- a CDS encoding peptidylprolyl isomerase produces MALIKQIRQRTGLAIGVIAGGLILFLLGGDLLSPNSTLLNSNQNIVGEIGGEEISYEEYSAKVEEFKMSFQQRTGRTPSEPEMFSVREQAWQAMIVENVFQEEYEKLGLEISDAELVDMVQGKNIVAEIRQQLINPQTGQFDKTQLVSFLQSLETADPTQQAFWAQQEQMFAESRLRIKYDNMLATSEYTTTDEAKFEYEAANTVADVSHLFVPYYVIADSAVEVSESEMKSYLSEHKSKFETGSSANIEYVSFSIQPSSQDSAEVISEMNSLTQELRNSDNDSTFVVRNSETQFPFFTYQPGAELPVGLTSNVDEVEAGQTYGPFVTTNSSYVSYKISDQYEGAARMRASHILFSTEGMDDAAKANVRAQAEEVLADLKGGGNFALAASQYGQDGTSQNGGDLGYFKKADFVEPFAEAVFAAKSEGLINNLVETEYGFHIVEVTGMPLTTYTKLAVLERELVASDATRNEAFRMADSFAASSGNRNEFKENASTDGYRVLEASNVNATARNINNIQNARQVIRWAFTEASEDEVSPVFELDNNYIVASLISKKEEGDVELADVRTQVETQVRNEKKAAMIAEQLKGKATLEEMQSVYPDASLNTTPDLKLSASVIPGVGFAPRAIGAIFGLQNSGDLTAPIREDVGVIVGKLNSKNPAGEIGDYTAFQRQLTQGAAQRSTYQIMMALQELVGVKDYRYKFF; encoded by the coding sequence ATGGCGTTAATTAAACAAATAAGACAGAGAACTGGTCTCGCAATCGGCGTTATTGCCGGCGGGTTGATTTTATTCCTTTTGGGAGGAGACTTGCTAAGTCCAAACTCCACCCTTCTGAATTCAAATCAAAACATTGTTGGTGAAATCGGAGGTGAGGAAATCTCATACGAGGAATATTCAGCCAAAGTGGAGGAATTTAAAATGTCCTTTCAGCAAAGAACTGGAAGAACTCCTTCCGAACCAGAGATGTTTTCAGTGAGAGAGCAGGCATGGCAGGCGATGATCGTGGAAAACGTATTCCAAGAAGAATATGAAAAACTTGGATTGGAAATTTCTGATGCGGAGCTAGTGGACATGGTCCAGGGAAAAAATATTGTTGCTGAGATACGTCAGCAATTAATCAATCCTCAAACAGGTCAGTTTGACAAAACTCAATTGGTTTCATTCTTACAATCTCTTGAGACAGCTGATCCAACTCAACAAGCATTTTGGGCTCAGCAAGAGCAGATGTTTGCTGAATCAAGATTAAGAATCAAGTATGACAACATGCTTGCTACTTCTGAGTACACAACTACCGATGAAGCAAAGTTTGAATACGAAGCTGCAAACACCGTAGCTGACGTTTCTCATTTGTTCGTTCCTTATTATGTCATTGCAGATTCTGCAGTGGAAGTAAGCGAAAGTGAAATGAAGAGTTACCTAAGCGAGCATAAGAGCAAGTTTGAGACTGGTTCTAGTGCAAACATCGAATATGTAAGCTTTAGCATTCAGCCATCAAGCCAAGATTCAGCAGAGGTTATCTCTGAGATGAACAGCTTGACTCAGGAATTGAGAAATAGTGATAATGATTCCACTTTTGTAGTCAGAAATTCTGAGACCCAATTCCCATTCTTTACTTATCAGCCAGGAGCTGAACTTCCAGTAGGATTAACTTCCAATGTGGATGAGGTAGAGGCAGGTCAAACTTATGGACCTTTTGTTACGACAAATTCTTCTTACGTTTCTTATAAAATCTCCGACCAGTATGAAGGTGCTGCAAGAATGAGAGCTTCTCATATCTTATTTAGCACTGAAGGAATGGACGATGCTGCTAAAGCGAATGTAAGAGCACAGGCGGAAGAAGTATTGGCAGACCTTAAAGGTGGAGGAAACTTTGCTTTGGCTGCAAGCCAGTATGGACAAGATGGAACTTCCCAAAATGGTGGTGATCTTGGATACTTTAAGAAGGCTGACTTTGTGGAGCCATTTGCAGAAGCGGTATTTGCTGCAAAATCTGAAGGATTAATCAACAACTTGGTAGAAACTGAATATGGTTTCCATATTGTGGAAGTAACTGGTATGCCTTTGACTACCTACACAAAGCTTGCAGTGTTAGAGCGTGAGTTGGTAGCAAGTGATGCTACTCGTAATGAAGCTTTCAGAATGGCGGATTCTTTTGCTGCTTCCAGTGGAAACAGAAATGAGTTTAAAGAGAATGCCTCTACAGATGGTTACAGAGTGCTGGAAGCTAGCAATGTCAATGCTACAGCCAGAAACATCAATAACATCCAGAATGCAAGACAGGTCATCAGATGGGCCTTCACAGAGGCTTCAGAAGATGAGGTTTCTCCAGTATTTGAATTAGACAATAATTATATCGTAGCGTCTTTGATCAGCAAAAAAGAAGAAGGCGATGTTGAGCTTGCTGATGTTCGTACTCAGGTTGAGACCCAAGTAAGAAATGAGAAGAAAGCGGCTATGATTGCTGAGCAATTAAAAGGAAAAGCTACTTTGGAAGAAATGCAGTCTGTTTACCCAGATGCATCTCTTAATACTACTCCAGACTTGAAGTTGAGTGCTTCAGTTATTCCTGGAGTTGGATTTGCACCTAGAGCAATCGGAGCAATCTTCGGATTGCAGAATTCAGGAGACTTGACTGCTCCTATTCGTGAAGATGTAGGTGTGATCGTAGGAAAATTAAATAGCAAGAATCCAGCAGGAGAGATTGGTGATTACACTGCTTTCCAGCGTCAACTGACTCAAGGAGCTGCTCAGAGATCTACTTACCAGATCATGATGGCCTTGCAAGAGCTAGTGGGCGTAAAGGATTATCGATATAAATTCTTTTAA
- a CDS encoding hemolysin family protein translates to MEISYLIYVIITLLFSAFFSGMEIAFVSSNKLQIELQNKQGALVGRVLSNFANKPGQFIGTTLMGNTVSLVLYGIFMAYLLEDPLKMWLPDGFNNQAIILILQTILSTILVLITAEFLPKSIFLLNPNSMLAFFAVPFLVIYYLMYPIVWAVVGMSRFFITKILRLEYSEDRPVFTVTDLNSFIQNHLTQEKEEGNVEIDTKIFDNAVEFKTVRVRECMVPRTDIVSVEIEDSISDLKQIFAESGHSKVIVYRETIDDVIGYCHQLELFKKPKSIEDILTPIIIAPESALANELLIQFIQERKSLALVVDEFGGTSGIVSMEDIIEEIFGEIEDEYDNDDLIEQKTGDYEYLLSARHEIDYLNDKYGWELPYGDFETLSGLILSLTENLPKKGESVVFGAYTFTVVSKQDHRIDTVKLKINSSGIF, encoded by the coding sequence ATGGAGATTTCCTATCTGATCTACGTCATTATTACATTGCTTTTTTCTGCATTTTTTTCAGGAATGGAGATTGCCTTCGTTTCTTCTAATAAACTGCAAATCGAGCTTCAAAATAAGCAAGGAGCCCTCGTTGGGCGAGTGCTCAGTAATTTTGCCAATAAGCCAGGGCAGTTTATTGGGACCACTCTTATGGGCAATACCGTCTCACTCGTATTGTATGGTATTTTTATGGCCTATCTACTGGAAGACCCTTTAAAAATGTGGCTTCCGGATGGTTTTAACAATCAAGCCATCATTTTGATATTGCAGACGATCTTATCGACTATTTTGGTATTGATCACAGCAGAATTCCTTCCTAAAAGCATCTTTTTATTGAATCCCAATAGCATGTTGGCGTTTTTTGCCGTGCCTTTTTTGGTGATCTATTATCTGATGTACCCCATTGTATGGGCTGTGGTAGGAATGTCCAGGTTTTTTATCACAAAAATTTTACGTCTGGAATACAGCGAGGACCGACCCGTTTTTACCGTTACTGACCTGAATAGTTTTATCCAAAACCACCTCACACAGGAAAAGGAAGAAGGGAATGTGGAGATCGATACGAAGATTTTTGATAATGCTGTAGAATTTAAGACTGTTCGCGTGAGGGAATGCATGGTACCTCGAACGGATATTGTGTCAGTTGAAATAGAAGATTCCATCAGTGACCTAAAGCAGATTTTTGCTGAAAGTGGACATTCCAAAGTGATTGTTTACCGAGAAACCATCGATGATGTTATTGGCTATTGTCATCAGTTAGAGTTGTTCAAAAAGCCAAAATCTATTGAAGATATCCTGACTCCAATTATCATTGCTCCGGAATCTGCCTTGGCCAATGAGTTGTTAATTCAATTTATTCAGGAACGTAAAAGCTTGGCTTTGGTGGTGGATGAATTTGGAGGAACGAGTGGAATTGTTTCCATGGAAGATATCATTGAAGAGATTTTTGGAGAGATCGAAGATGAATATGACAACGATGATTTGATCGAACAAAAGACCGGAGACTATGAATATTTGTTAAGTGCACGTCACGAGATAGATTATTTAAATGATAAATATGGATGGGAATTACCATACGGAGATTTTGAAACGCTCTCAGGTTTGATCCTCTCTTTGACGGAAAACCTGCCTAAGAAAGGCGAGTCGGTCGTTTTTGGGGCATATACCTTTACCGTTGTGTCAAAACAAGACCATAGAATTGACACCGTTAAGCTGAAAATCAACAGTTCAGGGATTTTTTAG
- the lptC gene encoding LPS export ABC transporter periplasmic protein LptC — protein MESGKNHLFFNYICNVKAVNLLLVLVVALTGFSSCREDIGATELQVYDGPVNSAKNFDLVQSDSTVIRSHIKAPLQLEFANGNREFPEGVDIQFFDKDGNVTTTFRADKGFYLRDENLYKGVGDVQVENLVKDQSLKAEEIFWNPNDKKIYTEKFVTVRDGQTVFNGTGMEADEGFSNYTLRNIKDSRTLLPGERDTVKVGGN, from the coding sequence ATGGAGTCGGGCAAGAATCATTTATTTTTCAATTACATTTGTAACGTGAAAGCAGTCAATCTTCTTTTAGTATTAGTAGTCGCCCTAACTGGCTTCAGCTCCTGCCGAGAGGACATTGGAGCTACCGAATTGCAGGTTTATGATGGCCCAGTCAACAGTGCAAAGAATTTTGATCTGGTTCAGAGTGATTCTACCGTCATAAGATCCCATATCAAAGCTCCTTTGCAATTAGAGTTTGCCAATGGAAATAGGGAATTTCCTGAGGGAGTGGATATTCAGTTTTTTGATAAAGATGGAAATGTCACCACGACCTTTAGAGCTGATAAAGGATTTTACTTAAGAGATGAAAATCTGTATAAAGGAGTGGGTGATGTGCAAGTTGAGAACTTGGTCAAAGACCAGTCTCTGAAAGCTGAAGAGATATTTTGGAACCCAAATGACAAAAAAATTTATACGGAAAAGTTTGTGACAGTCCGTGATGGACAGACGGTTTTTAATGGAACTGGAATGGAAGCTGATGAAGGTTTTTCCAATTACACGCTTAGGAACATCAAAGATAGCCGAACCTTGCTTCCTGGTGAAAGAGATACAGTAAAGGTCGGAGGAAATTAA
- a CDS encoding tetratricopeptide repeat protein, protein MKIKSTLLGLAAILMAGVVQAQDGWNWPSDAAQEAKARELNAAYTDYMKSEQYVDATKPLSWLLVNVPELNESIYINGTKIYNGAADEVSDEAQKRVYQDSVIALYNKREELYDNAPKWIENKAYYGYGYYKNVKEKLPEVVGDFQRAIELNGELSLPDLYSAYFDAVYRNNAYNKAYTPEEVLGIYNAIQADLDKAAAAGTDVSRPKSTTEQILVAMELIDCDFIENTMGPKLVADPGNEQLANQIFKYSVQYKCFSSDAFLQALEIIDSKNPTFATSQVRAMRYLQEKDYEKAEPVLDKALTLAENDAQKAEIQFELAKLYGAKGQKSAARTAAKEAANLDESKSKDSWKLIADMYMSSINDCKGGESRAKDYSIYIAAYNAYQRAGDNTGMANAKARFPSKEELFTESLQPGQTINTGCWIGETVTLATRD, encoded by the coding sequence ATGAAAATTAAATCAACCCTATTAGGTCTAGCGGCCATCCTTATGGCCGGCGTGGTTCAAGCGCAAGACGGATGGAATTGGCCATCTGACGCTGCGCAAGAAGCCAAAGCAAGAGAATTGAACGCAGCATACACTGACTACATGAAGTCGGAGCAGTATGTTGATGCAACCAAGCCATTAAGTTGGTTATTGGTAAATGTTCCTGAATTGAACGAATCTATCTATATCAACGGTACCAAAATTTATAATGGTGCAGCTGATGAAGTTTCGGATGAAGCTCAAAAAAGAGTTTATCAGGACTCTGTGATCGCTCTTTATAATAAAAGAGAAGAACTTTATGACAACGCTCCAAAATGGATCGAGAATAAAGCTTATTATGGCTATGGCTATTATAAGAATGTAAAAGAAAAACTTCCTGAGGTAGTAGGAGATTTCCAGAGAGCTATTGAGCTAAACGGAGAACTTTCTCTTCCGGATCTTTATTCTGCTTACTTTGATGCAGTATATAGAAACAATGCTTATAACAAAGCTTATACTCCAGAAGAAGTTTTGGGTATCTATAACGCTATCCAGGCCGACTTAGACAAAGCAGCGGCTGCAGGAACAGATGTTTCAAGACCAAAAAGTACTACAGAGCAAATTCTTGTTGCGATGGAGTTGATCGACTGTGACTTTATCGAGAACACGATGGGTCCAAAATTAGTCGCTGATCCTGGAAATGAGCAATTGGCTAATCAGATTTTCAAATATTCTGTTCAGTACAAGTGTTTCTCTTCTGATGCTTTCTTACAAGCATTGGAGATTATTGACTCTAAAAACCCAACCTTTGCTACTTCTCAGGTAAGAGCGATGAGATATCTTCAGGAGAAGGATTATGAGAAGGCAGAGCCTGTATTAGACAAAGCCTTGACTCTAGCTGAAAATGATGCTCAGAAAGCAGAGATTCAGTTTGAATTGGCAAAACTATATGGTGCTAAAGGTCAGAAATCTGCTGCTAGAACAGCTGCTAAGGAAGCGGCTAACCTAGATGAATCTAAGAGCAAAGATTCTTGGAAATTGATTGCTGACATGTACATGAGTTCAATTAACGACTGTAAAGGTGGAGAAAGCCGTGCAAAAGATTACTCTATCTACATTGCAGCATACAATGCTTATCAAAGAGCAGGTGACAATACTGGAATGGCAAACGCCAAGGCTAGATTCCCTTCTAAAGAAGAATTGTTTACTGAAAGTTTACAGCCAGGACAGACCATCAACACTGGATGTTGGATTGGTGAAACTGTAACTTTGGCTACCAGAGACTAA
- a CDS encoding type III pantothenate kinase: MNNLIIDIGNSRIKSALFREDELLSDSVFPDLATAIPAWKALSFDRCMVSSVKWSEKDIKIQLPFDFLFLKQGIKFPIGNAYGSPATLGLDRMAAAVGGWSLAGKGPILVIDMGSCMTFDLVDENDIYRGGAISPGMLMRAKAMNSLTARLPLVDLEKRPENFIGTDTISCMQIGIWYGVEAEILGQIQKYEQKYPQLKVFVCGGDALSFETLAKDHIFVVQNLVLRGLNSILNHNVE; this comes from the coding sequence ATGAACAATCTAATCATAGATATTGGCAATAGCAGAATCAAATCTGCCTTATTTCGAGAGGATGAACTCCTTTCGGATTCGGTATTTCCTGATTTGGCTACCGCCATTCCAGCTTGGAAAGCACTTTCTTTTGATCGCTGCATGGTAAGCTCCGTCAAATGGTCGGAGAAGGATATTAAAATACAGTTACCATTTGACTTTCTGTTTCTCAAGCAAGGAATAAAGTTTCCTATTGGCAATGCCTATGGAAGTCCTGCTACCTTGGGGCTTGATCGGATGGCCGCCGCAGTTGGAGGCTGGAGTTTAGCGGGTAAAGGTCCCATTTTAGTTATTGATATGGGAAGCTGTATGACCTTTGACTTAGTAGATGAAAATGATATCTACCGAGGGGGTGCCATCAGTCCTGGAATGTTGATGCGAGCGAAAGCAATGAATTCCTTAACTGCACGTCTTCCTCTGGTGGATTTGGAGAAAAGGCCAGAAAATTTCATTGGTACCGATACGATTAGTTGTATGCAAATCGGAATTTGGTATGGGGTGGAAGCCGAGATTCTTGGCCAAATCCAAAAATATGAGCAAAAATATCCACAATTAAAGGTCTTTGTTTGTGGTGGAGACGCTCTTTCTTTTGAAACATTAGCAAAAGACCACATATTTGTAGTCCAAAATTTAGTCCTTCGCGGATTGAATAGTATTCTAAACCACAATGTTGAGTAA
- a CDS encoding anhydro-N-acetylmuramic acid kinase, which produces MNTDSYHMIGLMSGTSGDGLDVAYCHFEKNENWNFEIIRTHTYPFPEVLGNRLQRSHTLSGLELHLLDVEFGKWMGEVVHAFCKEAQIHPDAVCSHGHTVFHQPQHGLSLQIGNGYALHQASRLKVINDFRMMDVQLGGQGAPLVPIGDKLLFSEIDYCLNLGGIANISMEHQDQRIAFDCCPFNLLLNPIAQELGQPFDRDGVWAKEGSINPDLLAQLNQLPFYQIQGAKSLGREDMENTFEPLLAASSASPKDKLASLVEHYAIQISNIIKNYSNTASPSVLITGGGAYHQYFIERLDFHLSSQWNQYEASQELIEFKEALIFGFLGVLKLRGEVNCLASVTHAKMDSCGGTIYS; this is translated from the coding sequence ATGAACACCGACTCTTACCACATGATCGGCCTGATGTCAGGAACCTCCGGGGATGGCTTAGATGTAGCCTATTGCCATTTTGAAAAAAATGAAAACTGGAATTTTGAGATCATTCGAACCCATACTTACCCCTTTCCAGAGGTCTTGGGAAACCGCTTACAAAGGTCCCACACCCTCAGTGGTTTAGAGCTTCATTTATTGGATGTTGAATTTGGAAAATGGATGGGTGAAGTAGTTCATGCCTTTTGTAAAGAAGCCCAGATTCACCCCGATGCTGTATGCTCTCATGGTCATACGGTATTTCATCAACCCCAGCATGGGCTGAGCCTTCAAATTGGCAATGGTTATGCACTTCACCAAGCTTCCCGATTGAAAGTAATCAACGACTTTAGGATGATGGATGTGCAACTAGGAGGGCAGGGAGCTCCGCTAGTGCCCATAGGAGATAAACTGCTGTTTTCTGAAATTGATTATTGCCTAAACTTAGGCGGTATAGCCAATATCAGCATGGAGCATCAAGATCAAAGGATCGCATTTGATTGCTGCCCCTTTAATTTACTTCTCAATCCCATCGCCCAGGAATTAGGGCAACCTTTTGACAGAGATGGGGTTTGGGCAAAAGAGGGGAGTATCAACCCAGATCTTTTAGCTCAGTTGAATCAGCTACCTTTTTATCAGATTCAAGGGGCAAAATCTCTGGGAAGAGAAGACATGGAAAACACTTTTGAACCCCTTCTTGCTGCCTCCAGTGCCTCTCCAAAAGACAAACTTGCTAGTTTAGTAGAGCATTATGCGATTCAGATTTCAAACATCATCAAGAATTATTCAAACACAGCTTCCCCTTCGGTATTGATAACTGGAGGAGGTGCCTACCATCAATATTTTATCGAAAGGCTGGATTTCCATCTCTCTTCGCAGTGGAATCAATACGAAGCCAGTCAAGAATTGATTGAATTTAAGGAAGCTTTAATTTTTGGCTTTTTGGGCGTACTTAAATTAAGGGGAGAAGTCAATTGTCTTGCCTCTGTAACCCATGCTAAAATGGATTCCTGCGGAGGGACTATTTACAGTTAA